From the Periophthalmus magnuspinnatus isolate fPerMag1 chromosome 1, fPerMag1.2.pri, whole genome shotgun sequence genome, one window contains:
- the LOC117378610 gene encoding dynein regulatory complex subunit 4-like yields MPPNALQSPGTRLRGPGTSEQPGPSTETLEKRHGHQPRTRANIPKSGDRPGESRAAATEAPDTTAPKRKSKKTVKKTKPPAVVDALSTEEMNKDQLEEHIVRLREELDREREEKSYFQLERDRVQSLWETGLRDLDRVQTELNQRRREREEAEERHRQEINVYKQKLKHVLSEQHGAVSELKTVQTWTKNQVQNQNSDRELNLVQEKSHMETRLREKEHLREKSLKTLQLKQQVELMELMNDYDRKVRDVEQRFRALSSSLGQEQERRLQQEVQEVEEAAKKKISELKTEQQRLLRATEEHYSNLSTRLEMEHRELTERQVELRAELSRVQKKLTEAQSENLRLKEDLEQAQRLLPDLRRKLEQSLRDKELEKKGREREKHLEKELRALKMENTLLQQAFEKVERERDQLKDAQLLLELEVQRRNGLKEALLQQKLSALSLALHSTQEPVPDSGLR; encoded by the exons ATGCCGCCCAACGCGCTCCAGAGCCCGGGGACGAGGCTCCGAGGCCCGGGGACGAG CGAGCAGCCGGGACCCTCCACGGAGACACTAGAGAAAAGACACGGACATCAGCCCCGAACACGAGCCAACATCCCGAAATCAGGCGACAGACCCGGTGAGAGCAGAGCAGCGGCCACCGAGGCTCCGGACACGACA gcgCCAAAAAGAAAGAGCAAGAAGACGGTGAAGAAGACGAAGCCTCCAGCTGTGGTGGACGCTCTGTCCACAGAGGAGATGAACAAGGACCAG TTGGAGGAGCACATCGTTCGTCTGAGGGAGGAGTTGGATCGGGAGCGTGAGGAGAAAAGTTACTTTCAGCTGGAGCGAGACCGAGTCCAGAGTCTGTGGGAGACCGGCCTCAGGGACTTAGACCGAGTCCAGACCGAGCTGaaccagagaagaagagagagggaggaggccgAGGAGCGCCACCGCCAGGAGATCAAC GTTTATAAGCAGAAGTTGAAGCACGTCCTGTCGGAGCAGCACGGCGCCGTCTCTGAGCTCAAGACGGTCCAGACCTGGACCAAAAACCAGGTCCAGAACCAGAACTCGGACCGAGAACTTAACCTGGTCCAAGAGAAGAGCCACATGGAGACGAGACTCAGAGAGAAAGAACATCTGAGAGAGAAGAGCCTGAAGACACTGCAGCTG AAGCAGCAGGTGGAGCTGATGGAGTTGATGAATGACTATGATCGAAAAGTCAGAG ATGTGGAGCAGAGGTTTCGTGCTCTCAGCTCGTCTCtggggcaggagcaggagaggaggcttcagcaggaggtgcaggaggtggaggaggcagCCAAGAAGAAGATTTCTGAGCTGAAGACAGAGCAGCAGCGCCTCCTCAGGGCCACAGAGGAGCACTACAGCAACCTGAGCACCAGACTGGAGATGGAGCACAGAGAGCTCACG GAGCGGCAGGTGGAGCTCCGGGCCGAGTTGTCACGAGTCCAGAAGAAACTGACCGAAGCTCAGAGCGAGAACCTCCGTCTGAAGGAAGACCTCGAGCAGGCCCAAAGACTGCTCCCAGACCTGAGGAGAAAGCTGGAGCAGAGTCTGAGGGacaaagagctggagaag AAAGGACGAGAGCGAGAGAAGCATCTAGAGAAGGAGCTGAGGGCCCTGAAGATGGAGAATACTCTACTGCAGCAGGCCTTTGAGAAG GTGGAGCGTGAGCGTGACCAGTTGAAAGATGCTCAGCTGCTGTTGGAGCTGGAGGTGCAGCGTCGAAACGGCCTGAAGGAGGCGCTATTACAGCAGAAACTGTCTGCACTGAGTCTGGCACTGCACAGCACCCAG GAGCCTGTGCCGGACTCAGGGCTGAGGTga